The sequence below is a genomic window from Methanosarcinales archaeon Met12.
TTTTTTCTACCTTAATAAAAATCCACATTATATCGCCACAAATAAAATTCCCGGCTTTTCCTATTCCATCTGCATTCTTTATTTCCCCCATATTTTTTGGGTGCATAAACTGCTTCATGACTTCTTCAGTGTACATTTTAATCACCAAATGGACTAATTTTTCTTAAATTCTTAATTTCTTCTCTTAATGTATTTATCGTGTATTCCATTTCCTCCTCCGTATTCCCTTTTCCAACAGTAATCCTTAAGCTACTGTGAGCATCTTCCGGTGTTAAACCAATGGACAACAGAACATGAGATGGTCCTAAGGTGTGGGAGGAGCAGGCACTACCAGTAGAGCATGCAATACCTCTTGCATCTAAACGCAAAACCAGAGATTCACCTTCTATATATTTGAAAGAAAAATTAGCATTGTTACAAAGTCTCATAGTTGGATGGCCATTTAATTTTGTATTGGGGATCTCTTCTAACACACCCTTAATCAATACATCTCTAAGTTTTGCCATACGTTGAATATCATGCTCTTTAGCGATTTCAACTGCTTTTGCAAATCCCACTATCCCGGGAACATTTTCCGTTCCTGATCTTATATCTTTTTCATGTCCTCCGCCATGTTGCCATGTTTCGATTTTAACGCCTTCTTTTATATACAAAGCACCAACGCCCATGGGGCCATAAATTTTATGGGAGTTTATCGTAACCAAATCCAAATTTCGTTTTTTTACGTCTAAAGGAACTTTTGTAAATGATTGGCAGGCATCAGTATGAAAGTGAACATCATGCTCTTTACAAATTTTCCCAATTTTTTCGATTGGTTCTATCGTTCCAACCTCGTTATTAGCATGTATAACCGAAACAAGAATTGTATCCTTTCTTATCGCCTTTTCTAAATCTTCAAGCCTGACAAACCCATACTGATCAACCGGCAGACGTGTGACTTCGAAACCCTGCTTCTCCAGCCACTTACATGAATTTAATATACATTCATGTTCTATTCGTGAAGTGATTATATGTTTTCCTTTGTTTCTGTTAGCAAATGCAACCCCTTTTAATGCTAAATTATTTGACTCTGTACCGCCAGATGTAAAGACTATTTCTTTGGAATCGGCGTTGATTTTTTTAGCAATGATTTCTCTCGAATTCTCCAAAGCCACTTTTGCTTCTTGTCCAAATTGGTGGATAGATGATGCGTTTCCAAACTTTTTTGTGAAATGATTGAGCATTGCCTCTACTACCACAGGGTCAACCGATGTTGTAGCAGCATGATCTAAGTATATCCGTTTCATTTATATTCTCCATCTCCGCCCAATATATACTTTACAACCATTCAGTTTCGCGTCGTGAGCCCTATTTTGATGTTTCTCTCACTTCTCGATTCCATCAATAATTTTGGTTCTTTGAGTTAAATTAGACTTATCTACTATAAATCATGGCAAGCCCCCTTCTACCTCCTTCTTATTATGGGCAGGACATGCCAGACTATTAATTCACAAGAAACTTTCATTTTACCACCGTAACGTTTTAATACTTTTAACTCTTATACTTAACAATTGTTAAGTCATACATTTAAATTTAACTGTGTTATGCTGGGATGGCAGAGTGGCTATGCAACTGACTGCAGACCAGTTTAGGCCGGTTCGACTCCGGCTCCCAGCTTTATTAGAAAAGGAGATGCATGAGACTTCAATTCAAGCACTGTGATTATATAAAATGGAAAGTAAAGAAAAAAGCGAAGTCCTCAATAATTGAAGAACTGGGCAGCAACAACGAGGGCTATGTTGACGAGGCTTTAGTCGTTTTCATGGCTTCTGAAGGGCTTGATCAGAAAAATCCTCAAGAGGTGAGCCAGAAGGCAGTGGAATCGATAGGAGACGTTGCGAACCAAATTAAAATCAAAAGGGTCGTTTTATTTCCATATGTCCATCTGTTTCCAGAATCTTTGCCTCCTGCAGAGTTTGCATTTGATTGTATAAAACAAATAGGATATATCCTGGAAAGAGAGGGATATGAAGCTTGGAGGGTGCCATTCGGTTGGTATAAAATGCATGAATTGAGATGCAAAGGTCACCCATTATCTGAACTTTCAAAAACCATAAGATGTGATTGAAAATGAGTATCAAAACCCAAAAAATTTTTGAAGCAGAATTTTTGTTAGAAGATATGAGAGAAATCATTAGAAAAACCAGTCCTCACAGCGCATTCTCAAAAGACGACAAAATACAATTTAATGAAAAATTAAAAAAACTTAGTGAAATAGTAGAAGAATTAAGAACGAATAAGTATACTGAATTAAAGATTAAATACATCACAAATGGAATAGAATTAAGGACGAGAGAAGAAGATTTTATAAACATTCATCCAATTCAAGCAGCTGGAAGATTAACACTTGAAGCAAGAAAAGCATTAATTTCCTATGGTGATGGTTATTCTACCTGCGACTGGTGCCGAAAACCATTTAGGTTAGATAAAATCCATAGGCCGCCAATAGATGAATTTCACAGTGAACTAGCTGAGTTTGTAGGAATGGATCAAGCAAGAGTAGTCCCGGGAGCAAGACGTGGCTTTCAAGCAGTTGTATCATCGCTCATTGAGAAAGGCGATAGCGTGCTTCTTTCAGCCATATCACATTACACCGAGTTTTTGGCGGTAGAAGACAGCGGTGGGACCGTTAAAGAGATACCCCTAAACGAGAAAAACATAGTTACCGCAGATGCTACTGTTCAGAAGATAGAAGACGTGAAAAAGAACACGAAAAAGCTGCCAAAATTAATAATGCTCGATCACTTTGACTATATGTTCGGAAATGAACATGATGTCTATGGTATTGCAAAGGTAGCCAATGAATACGATATTCCATTTTTATACAA
It includes:
- a CDS encoding cysteine desulfurase family protein, with product MKRIYLDHAATTSVDPVVVEAMLNHFTKKFGNASSIHQFGQEAKVALENSREIIAKKINADSKEIVFTSGGTESNNLALKGVAFANRNKGKHIITSRIEHECILNSCKWLEKQGFEVTRLPVDQYGFVRLEDLEKAIRKDTILVSVIHANNEVGTIEPIEKIGKICKEHDVHFHTDACQSFTKVPLDVKKRNLDLVTINSHKIYGPMGVGALYIKEGVKIETWQHGGGHEKDIRSGTENVPGIVGFAKAVEIAKEHDIQRMAKLRDVLIKGVLEEIPNTKLNGHPTMRLCNNANFSFKYIEGESLVLRLDARGIACSTGSACSSHTLGPSHVLLSIGLTPEDAHSSLRITVGKGNTEEEMEYTINTLREEIKNLRKISPFGD
- a CDS encoding threonyl-tRNA synthetase editing domain-containing protein; the protein is MRLQFKHCDYIKWKVKKKAKSSIIEELGSNNEGYVDEALVVFMASEGLDQKNPQEVSQKAVESIGDVANQIKIKRVVLFPYVHLFPESLPPAEFAFDCIKQIGYILEREGYEAWRVPFGWYKMHELRCKGHPLSELSKTIRCD
- the pscS gene encoding O-phospho-L-seryl-tRNA:Cys-tRNA synthase, producing MSIKTQKIFEAEFLLEDMREIIRKTSPHSAFSKDDKIQFNEKLKKLSEIVEELRTNKYTELKIKYITNGIELRTREEDFINIHPIQAAGRLTLEARKALISYGDGYSTCDWCRKPFRLDKIHRPPIDEFHSELAEFVGMDQARVVPGARRGFQAVVSSLIEKGDSVLLSAISHYTEFLAVEDSGGTVKEIPLNEKNIVTADATVQKIEDVKKNTKKLPKLIMLDHFDYMFGNEHDVYGIAKVANEYDIPFLYNGAYTVGIMPVDGKKIGADFVVGSGHKSMASVAPSGVLATTDEWASKVFRTTQMVGDITGRKFGIKEVEMLGCTLMGGTLISMMASFPKVVERTKHWDDEVKKSNQFLDEFLAVEGSKVISEYPRKHTLTKVNTTESFDKIAKTHKRRGFFLSDELRKRGIVGEFAGSTRTWKLNTYGRTWDQIKYLGHAFIDIAEKYDVPVKANKQGQYSGDV